In the Leptotrichia sp. oral taxon 212 genome, one interval contains:
- a CDS encoding LptA/OstA family protein — MKIKYKILFSFLFCVLFFSKIRESKAETVIDLETEKSVIDIENESISATDGVLLKYGDISIKSDNLKKLAKKNILFAYGNVLFNQGTQTIKANEVIFDMDTRKAKILGSESYDSNLKLRYGGEETLSEYPSKITIKNGWFTTSPYENPNYKINTRELQIYPNRKVVAKDISVVAGGKTWFKFPYYVVSLKPESQRATLFPYIGSDSDRGLFGIWGFDYDRGPLAQGFVDFEISAKKKLALKFSNDYRFGSHNSGNIFVNRVVVPLGNRTREWDFKWTHNVVNTPKKEKSERSFYNLGYGIWNLTYKNMTTNLMRATDGVLLKDDYTSYVNLYKKIGFYDFTINQELGKNGEFNLDYYWTQNKEALRELTKINDYIVDRDEIDPRRTDVDLYKSLKYTNGNSDVAIKVDNEEFIDINPGYVGDLNSYRKKESYSIDFRGPKIKFDYVDSNKDEYGEILNLRERDDADFHSLEDSNRWVQKLAYDKRKEWGLTFGNYYPFRRSDFFGYEPKTLAQNLTNNFYFGVVTKQIDIRKKEYEYDFTRDNPNFNSMFLNSTTDDNSRIYKVYEDAEIIRRAKRIVYEKYRSQKINIGNDKIELPLRNSYVAFNFGFENRDYSDAYVPEFYRGRKIEDTSSRTGYKIAKDAAGGEIKQKPSMNIATLDTKLFTTIFDNTARTDNKYDVKVTNEVNLSLQKTDANGAMYNGIDIIEIPSNAFGLKNDFNVHIGNVNFNYIFTGKDDRHFSDNWLKNRYVRNYFKADIANRRFVSFDFESNEEYEFKNFKTSKNLNREVQYGYTSNNEDNFLYRYSDRNKEIYPFDITMGWDQKTYKELERERTFSMNFNEWGIEYINLRTKRNDIFGTSATFGVPDLKLKTETHKIGFVYDTKKMRNKKFESDHYFRINYGFGKKTYRDLNNTPLVDSDDRYSHGSDYTTISLLYRYENNAKPKYEKDLKKENGSSETVVTSRGQDIIRDSNTQGFSISNSNRNVLDNIEINSDDRLFLSNEEEQAYKSYVEEENYRQNKFNLNDFNSKLQELRKGKKYFQVGLDLEIDGSNSLYSTELKGMDRLNDLTFKMEAGYLEKFFVAYRYVMERPDRIYRRLPGRKSEYNFRKHEFETKYMFGEDPDKPWWVGAKLQYVKDGAPNSSNPEIFESSSAATRVNKLTLGLATLSHRFENVEWEIGAGVKWDKPDNKKLGYYPVITLKFGITPFPEKNVQFNYSGGRPSFGAGL; from the coding sequence ATGAAAATAAAATATAAAATATTATTCAGTTTTTTGTTTTGTGTGCTGTTTTTTTCAAAGATAAGGGAATCTAAAGCTGAAACAGTTATAGATCTTGAAACTGAAAAATCAGTAATAGACATAGAAAATGAATCTATTTCTGCAACTGATGGAGTACTTTTGAAATACGGAGATATTTCAATAAAATCAGATAATCTGAAAAAACTTGCAAAAAAAAATATTCTTTTTGCTTACGGAAATGTTCTTTTTAACCAAGGTACACAGACAATAAAAGCAAATGAAGTTATTTTTGATATGGATACAAGAAAGGCAAAAATACTAGGTTCAGAGAGCTATGACAGCAATTTGAAACTGCGTTATGGCGGGGAAGAAACTCTTAGTGAATATCCTAGCAAAATAACAATAAAAAATGGATGGTTCACAACGAGTCCTTACGAAAATCCAAATTATAAAATAAATACAAGGGAACTGCAGATTTATCCAAACAGAAAAGTGGTTGCTAAGGACATTAGCGTAGTTGCCGGAGGAAAAACATGGTTTAAATTTCCATACTATGTAGTATCTCTGAAACCTGAAAGTCAAAGAGCTACTCTGTTTCCTTATATTGGTTCAGACAGTGACAGGGGTCTTTTTGGTATATGGGGATTTGACTATGACAGAGGTCCGTTGGCACAGGGATTTGTTGATTTTGAAATAAGTGCAAAGAAAAAACTTGCGCTAAAATTTTCGAATGATTACAGATTTGGTTCGCATAACAGTGGTAATATTTTTGTGAACAGGGTAGTTGTGCCGCTTGGAAATAGAACCAGAGAGTGGGATTTTAAATGGACTCATAATGTTGTAAATACTCCTAAGAAAGAAAAAAGTGAAAGAAGTTTTTATAATTTAGGATACGGTATCTGGAACCTTACTTATAAAAACATGACGACAAACTTAATGAGGGCAACAGATGGAGTACTTTTGAAAGATGATTACACCAGTTATGTGAATTTATATAAAAAAATAGGTTTCTACGATTTTACAATCAATCAGGAACTTGGTAAAAATGGAGAATTTAATCTTGATTACTACTGGACACAGAACAAGGAAGCTCTGAGGGAGCTTACAAAAATAAATGATTATATTGTCGACAGGGATGAAATTGACCCTAGAAGAACCGATGTTGATCTGTATAAGAGTCTAAAATATACAAATGGAAACAGTGATGTTGCAATAAAAGTTGATAATGAAGAATTTATAGATATCAATCCGGGCTATGTGGGAGATTTGAATTCCTACAGGAAAAAGGAAAGTTATTCAATAGATTTTAGAGGTCCGAAGATAAAATTTGATTATGTTGATTCAAATAAGGATGAATATGGAGAGATATTAAATCTTCGGGAAAGGGATGATGCTGACTTTCATTCATTGGAAGATTCAAACAGATGGGTACAGAAACTTGCCTATGATAAGAGAAAAGAATGGGGTTTAACCTTTGGTAACTATTATCCTTTCAGACGTAGTGATTTTTTTGGATATGAACCTAAGACACTGGCGCAAAATTTGACAAATAATTTTTATTTTGGTGTTGTTACAAAACAGATTGATATTAGAAAAAAGGAATACGAATATGATTTTACCAGAGATAATCCTAATTTTAACAGCATGTTCTTAAATTCTACAACTGATGATAACAGTAGAATTTATAAAGTCTATGAAGATGCAGAGATTATAAGAAGGGCAAAGAGAATAGTTTATGAAAAATATAGATCTCAGAAGATAAATATAGGGAATGATAAGATTGAACTGCCTCTTAGAAATTCTTATGTAGCTTTTAACTTTGGATTTGAAAACAGGGACTATTCAGACGCTTATGTACCTGAATTTTATCGAGGAAGAAAAATAGAAGATACCTCTTCCAGAACAGGTTACAAAATAGCAAAAGATGCCGCAGGCGGAGAGATTAAACAGAAACCGTCTATGAATATAGCTACATTGGATACAAAACTATTTACAACAATTTTTGACAATACAGCACGGACGGATAATAAATATGATGTGAAAGTTACTAATGAAGTGAACCTTTCATTGCAGAAAACTGATGCAAATGGAGCGATGTATAATGGAATTGATATTATTGAGATACCTTCAAATGCATTTGGACTGAAAAATGATTTTAATGTTCATATAGGAAACGTAAATTTCAATTATATTTTTACAGGAAAGGATGACAGACATTTTAGTGATAACTGGCTGAAGAACAGATATGTGAGAAATTACTTTAAAGCAGATATTGCCAACAGAAGATTTGTAAGTTTTGATTTTGAAAGCAATGAAGAGTATGAATTTAAGAATTTTAAAACTTCAAAAAATCTCAACAGGGAAGTTCAGTATGGTTATACATCAAATAATGAAGATAATTTCCTCTACAGATATAGTGACAGGAATAAGGAAATTTATCCTTTTGACATAACAATGGGATGGGATCAGAAGACATACAAGGAATTGGAAAGAGAAAGAACTTTTTCTATGAATTTTAATGAATGGGGAATAGAGTATATAAATTTAAGAACCAAAAGAAATGATATTTTTGGAACAAGTGCTACATTTGGAGTGCCTGATTTAAAATTAAAAACAGAAACACATAAAATAGGTTTTGTTTATGATACTAAAAAAATGAGAAATAAGAAATTTGAATCAGACCATTATTTTAGAATAAATTACGGATTTGGGAAAAAAACATATAGAGATTTGAATAATACTCCTTTAGTAGATTCTGATGACAGATATTCTCATGGAAGTGACTATACAACAATAAGCCTTTTGTACAGATATGAGAATAATGCTAAACCTAAATATGAGAAAGATTTAAAAAAGGAAAATGGAAGCTCTGAAACTGTTGTTACTTCAAGAGGTCAGGACATAATAAGAGATTCAAATACTCAGGGATTCTCTATTTCTAATTCAAATAGAAATGTACTGGATAACATAGAGATAAACAGTGATGATAGATTGTTTCTGAGCAATGAAGAGGAACAGGCGTATAAAAGTTATGTTGAAGAGGAAAATTATAGACAGAATAAATTTAATCTGAATGATTTTAATTCAAAACTTCAGGAACTTAGAAAAGGTAAAAAATATTTTCAGGTTGGACTGGATTTGGAAATTGACGGTTCAAATTCATTATATTCAACAGAATTAAAGGGAATGGACAGATTAAATGATCTTACTTTTAAAATGGAAGCCGGATATCTTGAGAAATTTTTTGTAGCCTATAGATATGTAATGGAAAGACCTGACAGAATTTACAGAAGACTGCCGGGACGTAAAAGTGAGTACAATTTTAGAAAACACGAATTTGAAACAAAGTATATGTTTGGAGAAGATCCTGATAAACCTTGGTGGGTTGGTGCAAAATTGCAGTATGTAAAAGATGGTGCGCCAAACTCTTCAAATCCTGAAATATTTGAAAGTTCTTCTGCTGCAACAAGAGTAAATAAACTTACGCTTGGACTAGCTACATTAAGCCATAGATTTGAAAATGTTGAATGGGAAATAGGAGCAGGAGTAAAATGGGATAAGCCTGACAATAAGAAACTGGGATATTATCCTGTTATTACACTTAAATTTGGTATAACACCTTTCCCTGAAAAAAATGTTCAGTTTAATTATAGCGGAGGAAGACCATCATTTGGAGCAGGATTATAA
- a CDS encoding N-acetylmuramoyl-L-alanine amidase produces the protein MLNLFFKRAIIVALSVIVLNVPSKLHAEALNPGNNKVCIDPGHQAKGNKGLEEVAPGSSTKKIKVADGTAGVVTKKPEYQLTLEVGLKLRDRLKSKGYPVFMIRETNNVNISNKERAIMTNKEGCAVYIRLHADGSSNRSLNGVSVLTSSPKNPHTKNVQKSSDKFSKDVLSEFVKATGAKNRGVSYRDDLTGTNWSTVTNTLIEMGFMSNPEEDRKMASDEYQNKMVTGIVNGIEKYFREK, from the coding sequence ATGTTAAATTTATTTTTTAAAAGAGCAATAATAGTTGCCCTTTCAGTAATTGTATTAAATGTACCTTCAAAACTTCATGCCGAAGCTTTAAATCCCGGAAATAACAAAGTGTGTATAGATCCCGGACATCAGGCTAAAGGAAATAAAGGACTGGAAGAAGTTGCTCCCGGTTCTTCAACAAAAAAAATAAAGGTCGCGGATGGAACAGCAGGAGTGGTTACAAAAAAACCTGAATACCAGCTTACTCTGGAAGTAGGACTTAAATTAAGAGACAGATTGAAAAGCAAAGGATATCCTGTTTTTATGATAAGGGAAACAAACAATGTAAATATAAGCAATAAGGAAAGAGCTATCATGACAAACAAGGAAGGATGTGCAGTATACATAAGATTACATGCGGACGGTTCTTCAAATAGAAGCCTTAACGGAGTATCTGTCCTGACTTCATCCCCTAAAAATCCTCATACTAAAAATGTCCAAAAATCAAGTGACAAATTTTCAAAAGATGTATTGTCTGAATTTGTAAAGGCAACAGGTGCAAAAAATAGAGGAGTTTCATACCGTGATGACCTGACTGGAACAAACTGGTCCACTGTTACCAATACTTTAATTGAAATGGGATTCATGTCAAATCCTGAAGAAGACAGAAAAATGGCTTCAGATGAATATCAGAATAAAATGGTCACAGGAATTGTAAACGGAATTGAAAAATATTTCAGAGAAAAATAA
- a CDS encoding EVE domain-containing protein, translating to MKYWMGTVSKEHVMIGVEGNFCQLCHGKSTPLKRMKKGDILIYYSPKISLNSDVKFQEITAIGKIKDENVYQFQMTENFIPYRRDVDYLKLNGKCTINELRNHPEWIKYAKQLRYGHFEISEDFFRFIYDLMK from the coding sequence ATGAAATATTGGATGGGAACAGTTTCAAAGGAACATGTCATGATAGGAGTAGAAGGTAATTTTTGTCAACTATGTCATGGTAAAAGTACACCTTTAAAAAGGATGAAAAAAGGCGATATATTAATTTATTATAGTCCAAAAATAAGCTTAAATTCTGATGTGAAATTTCAGGAAATAACAGCTATAGGGAAAATAAAAGATGAAAATGTGTATCAATTTCAAATGACAGAAAATTTTATTCCTTACAGAAGGGATGTCGATTATTTAAAATTAAATGGAAAATGTACAATAAATGAATTGAGGAACCACCCTGAATGGATAAAATACGCAAAGCAGCTAAGATATGGTCATTTTGAAATATCAGAAGATTTTTTTAGATTTATTTATGATTTAATGAAATAA
- a CDS encoding 2'-5' RNA ligase family protein, with protein MKFKKIFFSVFLIFCFNIFSNVNYNVFVIMDNSAKENVESISKGLKEVGIDSLYSKGYAIHMTLYLTEYKPEALKTIKETVTRIAKNTKPFEVNFYRLRKTGGNWFMLDAENNAIIQGLADEMTVSLNKYRATDAKVPDWAKSIPEKVKSFNLYGSPNVFMNFDPHITLLTPEDSAKIDAFTAKYDFKPFKSKVIGIGIAQVDDLGQAKDIIYSVKFKN; from the coding sequence ATGAAATTTAAAAAGATTTTTTTCTCAGTTTTTTTGATATTCTGTTTCAACATTTTTTCAAATGTAAATTATAATGTATTTGTAATTATGGATAACAGTGCAAAGGAAAATGTTGAAAGTATTTCAAAGGGACTCAAGGAAGTCGGTATTGACAGCCTTTATTCGAAAGGATATGCAATCCACATGACTCTTTACCTCACAGAATACAAACCTGAGGCATTAAAAACAATAAAGGAAACTGTCACTAGAATTGCAAAAAATACTAAGCCTTTTGAAGTAAATTTCTACAGATTAAGAAAAACTGGAGGAAACTGGTTTATGCTTGATGCTGAAAACAATGCGATTATACAGGGACTGGCAGATGAAATGACTGTTAGTCTTAATAAATACCGTGCAACTGATGCCAAAGTTCCTGACTGGGCAAAATCTATTCCTGAAAAGGTAAAATCATTTAATCTGTACGGTTCTCCAAATGTATTTATGAACTTTGATCCGCATATAACATTACTTACTCCTGAAGATTCTGCTAAAATAGATGCATTTACTGCAAAATATGATTTTAAGCCTTTCAAGTCAAAAGTTATCGGAATTGGGATTGCACAGGTTGATGATTTAGGTCAGGCAAAAGATATAATTTATTCTGTTAAATTTAAAAACTAA